The genomic region GTATAACTCCTCATATAGAGGAGGCTGGCCATGGCAAGACCACTCCGTATCGACTTTCCTGGAGCTTTCTACCACGTTACCTCACGAGGTGATGAGAAGTGCGACATTTTCAAAAGTGCACGGGACCGCCTCAAATTTTTGGAATACTTGGCTTCCACTGTAGATCGGCATGGCGCAGTCATTCACGGTTATTGCCTCATGACGAACCACTATCATCTTCTTCTCGAAACTCCCCATGCTAATCTCTCACAGATCCTGCACCTTCTAAATGGGTCCTACACCACCTACTTCAATGTTAAACGCAAAAGGGCAGGGCATCTCTTCCAAGGCAGGTTTAAAGCCATCCTCGTTGAAGCTGATCAGTATGCTCTAGAGTTGTCGCGGTATATGCATCTCAACCCTGTCCGTGCTGGTATGACAAAGG from Citrifermentans bremense harbors:
- a CDS encoding transposase is translated as MARPLRIDFPGAFYHVTSRGDEKCDIFKSARDRLKFLEYLASTVDRHGAVIHGYCLMTNHYHLLLETPHANLSQILHLLNGSYTTYFNVKRKRAGHLFQGRFKAILVEADQYALELSRYMHLNPVRAGMTKEPATYQWSSYLAYIGKIPGAEGSELEFAVDKCITSHIEEAGHGKTTPYRLSGAWGSGLYS